A genome region from Paludibacterium sp. B53371 includes the following:
- a CDS encoding VOC family protein: MGIKRLNHAVLYVSDVSRSSDFYREVLGFRAKPGAQPDRAVFAQAADSDNDHDLALFARNLGQQRAGVFSPRGETPGAHEPPAGLYHLAWEVDTLQELKRIRDQLAAIGKLGLEEDHGVHKSVYGHDPDGLLFEVTWFVPADRLTEADRHSDGTLDWDRELARFARQE, translated from the coding sequence ATGGGTATCAAGCGACTCAACCATGCGGTGCTCTACGTCAGTGACGTCAGCCGCAGCAGTGATTTCTACCGCGAGGTGCTGGGCTTTCGTGCCAAACCGGGCGCCCAGCCGGACCGGGCGGTGTTTGCCCAGGCAGCCGATTCGGATAATGACCATGATCTGGCGCTGTTTGCCCGCAATCTGGGCCAGCAGCGTGCCGGGGTGTTCAGCCCGCGCGGCGAAACGCCGGGCGCGCACGAGCCGCCGGCGGGTCTGTATCACCTGGCCTGGGAAGTGGACACACTGCAGGAACTAAAGCGGATTCGTGACCAGCTGGCAGCCATCGGCAAGCTGGGCCTGGAAGAAGACCATGGGGTGCACAAGAGTGTGTACGGCCATGACCCGGATGGTTTGCTGTTCGAAGTCACCTGGTTTGTGCCGGCAGACCGGTTGACCGAGGCGGACCGGCACAGCGATGGCACACTGGACTGGGATCGTGAGCTGGCCCGGTTTGCCCGTCAGGAATAA
- a CDS encoding type II toxin-antitoxin system RelB/DinJ family antitoxin produces the protein MQTTVSAAIDAAIKEQAVAILSREGLTLSQAIRALLGYIAREGQLPQGLPFFGLDSLPSVGEDQEGPIETYASFAELMRAITGEP, from the coding sequence ATGCAAACGACCGTCAGCGCCGCCATTGACGCGGCCATCAAGGAACAGGCCGTCGCGATTCTCTCTCGTGAAGGACTGACCTTGTCGCAGGCCATCCGTGCCCTGCTCGGCTATATTGCCCGTGAAGGTCAGTTGCCGCAGGGGCTGCCCTTTTTCGGGCTGGACAGCCTGCCCTCGGTCGGCGAAGACCAGGAAGGGCCGATCGAAACCTACGCCAGTTTTGCCGAACTGATGCGCGCCATTACCGGCGAGCCCTGA
- a CDS encoding anion transporter has translation MTTTILIIFFIVYLGMILGGLPFLQLDRTGVALLGAVALIGVDALSPEQAVQSIHLPTMILLFSFMVISAQMRLGGFYDWIPHKLAGLSLSPPRLLAVLIVVTAALSAVFSNDIVCLAVAPVLIDACRKRRLAPIPFLLALACAANIGSAATLIGNPQNMLVGQTLRLSFSGYFLGAILPVALGLLASWGLIVWQTHGRWHETQPAAARTTTDEATPFSAWQTGKGLLVAGALLLAFLFVPGPREHMALIGAGLLLMSRKLHSRKMLGLVDWELLVLFMSLFVVNHALQSTGITSRAIAHLAAIGVQLDLPAHLFAVTFLLSNIVSNVPAVMLLLPVAHHETAGLLLALVSTLSGNLLIVGSIANIIVVDAAARRGIDIDWKRHARIGIPVTLITLIISGAYLIWVN, from the coding sequence ATGACCACCACCATCCTCATCATTTTTTTTATCGTCTACCTCGGCATGATCCTGGGCGGCCTGCCCTTTTTGCAGCTCGACCGGACCGGGGTGGCGCTGCTTGGGGCAGTCGCGCTGATCGGTGTCGATGCGCTGAGCCCGGAGCAGGCGGTGCAATCCATCCACCTCCCCACCATGATTTTGCTGTTTTCCTTCATGGTGATTTCGGCACAGATGCGCCTGGGCGGCTTCTATGACTGGATACCGCACAAGCTGGCGGGCCTGTCACTCTCCCCGCCGCGGCTGCTGGCCGTACTGATTGTGGTCACCGCCGCCCTGTCCGCCGTCTTCAGCAACGATATCGTCTGCCTGGCCGTCGCACCGGTCCTGATAGACGCCTGCAGAAAACGCCGGCTGGCACCGATTCCCTTCCTGCTGGCGCTGGCCTGTGCCGCCAACATCGGCTCCGCCGCCACCTTGATTGGCAACCCGCAAAACATGCTGGTGGGCCAAACACTGCGTCTTTCCTTCTCAGGGTATTTCCTCGGCGCCATCTTGCCGGTCGCACTGGGGCTGCTCGCCAGCTGGGGACTGATCGTCTGGCAAACCCACGGGCGCTGGCACGAGACACAGCCCGCCGCCGCGCGGACGACCACCGACGAGGCCACGCCATTCAGCGCCTGGCAGACCGGCAAGGGACTGCTGGTGGCCGGCGCACTGCTGCTGGCGTTTCTGTTTGTGCCCGGCCCGCGGGAGCACATGGCACTCATCGGCGCGGGCCTGCTGCTGATGAGCCGCAAGCTGCACTCACGCAAGATGCTGGGCCTGGTGGACTGGGAGCTGCTCGTCCTGTTCATGAGCCTTTTCGTGGTCAATCATGCACTGCAAAGCACCGGCATCACCTCGCGCGCCATCGCCCATCTCGCCGCCATCGGGGTACAGCTGGACCTGCCCGCCCACCTGTTTGCCGTCACCTTCCTGCTGTCCAATATCGTTTCCAACGTGCCCGCCGTGATGCTGCTGCTCCCCGTTGCCCACCATGAGACAGCCGGCCTGCTGCTCGCCCTGGTCAGCACGCTCTCCGGCAATCTGCTGATTGTCGGCAGCATCGCCAACATCATCGTCGTCGATGCCGCCGCCCGACGTGGCATCGACATCGACTGGAAGCGCCATGCCCGCATCGGCATACCGGTCACCCTGATCACCCTGATCATCTCGGGCGCCTACCTGATCTGGGTTAACTAG
- a CDS encoding MFS transporter, giving the protein MSSTQVLAHSALSEVQQAAPHPLSRSRIMLMACGAGLSVASLYYSQPMLGVLAGDIGASGQATGLLPTLTQLGYALGILLLAPLGDRHDRRHIMLIKAALLVLALLLAGLSPSLTFLLPASLLIGLSATLAQDIVPAAATLATEDQRGKVVGSVMTGLLTGILLSRVISGVVAEQFGWRAMFFIAAGSILLTGLAIYRYLPRFQPSTALPYRALLGSLLTLWRQHAALRRAAMAQGLLSVGFSAFWSTLAIMLHASPFHLGSAAAGAFGLAGAAGALAAPLAGHLADRRGPEIVTRVGSALAAAAFALLSLAPLLPLSVQLSLLAAGALLFDLGVQASLIAHQAVIYRIDPAARSRLNAVLFVCMFIGMSLGSVVASVLLASVGWVGVTMFAAAASLTALVVRCLK; this is encoded by the coding sequence ATGTCATCCACTCAAGTCCTGGCGCATTCAGCGCTGTCCGAGGTCCAGCAGGCTGCTCCTCACCCCCTGTCACGCTCGCGGATCATGCTGATGGCCTGCGGCGCCGGCCTGTCGGTGGCCTCCCTCTACTACAGCCAGCCCATGCTGGGCGTGCTGGCGGGCGATATCGGCGCCTCGGGTCAGGCGACCGGTCTGCTGCCCACGCTGACACAACTGGGCTATGCCCTGGGCATTCTCTTGCTGGCGCCCCTGGGGGACCGCCATGACCGGCGTCATATCATGCTCATCAAAGCGGCTTTACTGGTGCTGGCCTTGCTGCTGGCCGGGCTGTCCCCCTCGCTGACCTTCCTGCTGCCGGCCTCGCTGCTGATCGGTCTGAGCGCCACACTGGCGCAGGATATCGTGCCGGCCGCCGCCACCCTGGCGACAGAAGACCAGCGAGGCAAAGTGGTAGGAAGCGTGATGACCGGTTTGCTGACCGGCATCTTGCTGTCACGCGTCATCAGCGGTGTGGTGGCCGAGCAATTTGGCTGGCGCGCCATGTTTTTCATCGCGGCCGGGTCCATTCTGCTGACCGGTCTGGCGATCTACCGTTACCTGCCGCGCTTTCAGCCCAGCACGGCGCTCCCCTATCGCGCCCTGCTGGGGTCGCTGCTGACCTTGTGGCGCCAGCATGCGGCCTTGCGTCGTGCCGCCATGGCACAAGGCTTGCTGTCGGTGGGCTTCAGTGCCTTCTGGTCCACGCTGGCCATCATGCTACACGCCAGCCCCTTCCACCTGGGCAGTGCGGCCGCCGGTGCCTTTGGCCTGGCCGGTGCGGCGGGTGCGCTGGCCGCGCCGCTGGCGGGCCATCTCGCTGACCGCCGAGGGCCGGAGATTGTCACCCGCGTGGGGTCGGCACTGGCGGCAGCGGCGTTTGCCCTGCTGAGCCTGGCCCCCTTGCTGCCGCTGAGCGTGCAACTGAGCCTGTTGGCGGCAGGGGCCCTCCTGTTTGACCTGGGCGTACAAGCCAGCCTGATCGCCCACCAGGCGGTGATCTACCGCATTGACCCGGCGGCCCGCAGCCGACTGAATGCAGTGCTGTTTGTCTGTATGTTCATCGGCATGTCGCTCGGTTCAGTCGTCGCCAGTGTGCTGCTGGCCAGCGTGGGATGGGTTGGCGTGACGATGTTTGCCGCCGCGGCTTCCTTGACGGCGCTGGTCGTGCGCTGTTTGAAATAA
- a CDS encoding metal/formaldehyde-sensitive transcriptional repressor, translating into MSHTIRDQAKLLARVRRLHGQTAALEKLLTNGTECGAVLQQIAAIRGAVNGLMGAVIEGHLSEHLVNQPDQTQREQDLDVVLQVIKSYLK; encoded by the coding sequence ATGTCGCACACCATCCGCGATCAGGCCAAGTTACTGGCGCGCGTGCGCCGCCTGCATGGCCAGACGGCCGCCCTGGAGAAGTTGCTGACCAACGGCACCGAGTGTGGTGCGGTGTTGCAGCAGATTGCCGCGATTCGCGGCGCGGTGAACGGTCTGATGGGGGCGGTCATCGAGGGTCATCTGAGCGAGCATCTGGTCAATCAGCCGGATCAGACTCAGCGTGAGCAGGATCTCGATGTGGTGCTGCAGGTCATCAAGTCCTATCTGAAATAA
- a CDS encoding Rpn family recombination-promoting nuclease/putative transposase: protein MPLALSASAITQGRNRMASPARHNPDTARNRLRFHLPPDLQRLRDLDSLRLAPNHGDAFA from the coding sequence GTGCCCTTAGCGTTGTCTGCCTCCGCCATCACTCAGGGGCGCAACCGCATGGCCTCCCCCGCCCGGCACAACCCGGATACCGCCCGCAACCGCCTGCGCTTTCACCTGCCGCCCGACCTGCAGCGGCTGCGCGATCTCGACAGCCTGCGGCTCGCCCCGAACCACGGGGATGCATTCGCGTAG
- a CDS encoding LysR family transcriptional regulator, translated as MNDEQTSHSALRIATPLQAGTGERMEWMLTFLKIVEAGSMSAAAAQLGTTQPTVSRRLQMLERSLGLRLLQRTTHTMRLTQDGERCYERARELLAGWARFESELKGAREEPEGVLRVIVPHAFGQERLIGPLARYLQQHAGMSVEWLLHDDRAIQDYIAAGIDCAIQVGEVTDPGLVAIPLAQVPRIVVAAPSLLQGEPVPQDAAALAALPWLALRTFYRNEVLLTHAETGKSKRLPIRPRFSTDSLYALRSAALQGVGVGIGSRWVMRESLAKGQLIQLAPKWRAAPLPVSLVYPYARFYPARLRRFIDLIRSEAAAIFGAEENDWGLGAS; from the coding sequence ATGAATGACGAGCAAACATCGCACAGCGCGCTGCGCATAGCCACGCCGCTGCAGGCGGGAACCGGGGAGCGCATGGAGTGGATGCTGACTTTTCTCAAGATTGTGGAGGCAGGCAGCATGTCCGCGGCCGCGGCCCAACTGGGGACGACCCAGCCCACGGTCAGTCGCCGTTTGCAAATGCTGGAGCGATCCCTGGGCTTGCGGCTACTGCAGCGCACAACCCACACCATGCGCTTAACCCAGGATGGCGAGCGCTGTTATGAGCGCGCCAGGGAGCTGCTGGCGGGTTGGGCCCGGTTTGAATCCGAGCTGAAAGGCGCCAGAGAGGAACCGGAGGGCGTGCTGCGTGTGATCGTGCCGCATGCCTTCGGCCAGGAGCGGCTGATCGGCCCGCTGGCCCGCTATCTGCAACAGCATGCCGGGATGTCGGTGGAGTGGCTGCTGCATGATGATCGTGCCATTCAGGATTACATTGCCGCCGGTATCGATTGTGCCATTCAGGTGGGAGAGGTGACCGATCCGGGACTGGTCGCCATTCCGCTGGCGCAAGTGCCGCGTATCGTGGTGGCGGCGCCTTCTCTGCTCCAGGGCGAGCCTGTGCCGCAAGACGCTGCGGCCTTGGCTGCGCTGCCCTGGCTGGCCCTGCGCACCTTCTATCGCAACGAAGTGCTGCTGACCCACGCCGAGACCGGAAAGAGCAAACGCCTGCCGATCCGGCCGCGTTTCAGTACCGACAGCCTGTATGCCTTGCGCAGTGCGGCATTGCAGGGGGTCGGGGTCGGGATCGGTTCTCGCTGGGTGATGCGTGAATCTCTGGCGAAGGGGCAATTAATCCAGCTGGCGCCCAAGTGGCGGGCGGCGCCGCTGCCGGTCAGTCTGGTCTATCCCTATGCCCGTTTTTATCCGGCACGCCTGCGCCGTTTCATCGACCTGATCCGCAGCGAGGCCGCCGCCATTTTTGGGGCGGAGGAGAATGACTGGGGCCTCGGGGCGTCGTGA
- a CDS encoding amidase, which yields MSTLQPYALPDATALLQQRQQDDFCLEKQLNRHLGLLDDIQPRLNPASHVLRQEAMDQLATLPDGVLHGLPCSVKETLGIAGQAITAGSNYMRPIVPGEDSPVVARIKAAGAVIMARGNVPEFAMTAESSNPRYGLTRNPLDPSRVAGGSSGGDAVMVASGAVAFGVGSDILGSIRIPAAFCGVVGFKPASAAVPKQGCWPTIAGFTDSWLAVGPITRSVRDARLVYQVLSGQTLPEAPPLRTLRLIDADAFPWRPESACIEQALAAARTALLADGMQAEQQRFDEVAALYDLMAPMLLHDLQDDWYGLLRSGGRSFHLLAEAWRQLTGRPGIDRGMFMWLVYAATSGRLTRPRSAAQAERLIGRFQTVRELYRSILGEDGILLLPTMGLLAPPHGEMNRRSLRPGLNRQLSPLALCNYADLPAIAVPGWRFADPATGLPPSVMLVCAPGNESALLAAAERVQAALTPLRGAA from the coding sequence ATGTCTACCCTCCAGCCCTATGCCTTGCCGGATGCCACCGCGTTGTTGCAGCAACGTCAGCAGGACGATTTTTGCCTCGAAAAACAGTTGAACCGCCACCTGGGTCTGCTGGACGACATCCAGCCCCGGCTCAATCCCGCCAGCCACGTCCTGCGCCAGGAGGCCATGGATCAGCTGGCAACGCTGCCCGACGGCGTACTGCACGGTTTGCCCTGTTCTGTGAAAGAAACCCTCGGCATCGCCGGGCAGGCGATCACCGCAGGTTCGAACTATATGCGGCCGATCGTGCCTGGCGAGGATTCGCCGGTGGTGGCGCGAATCAAGGCCGCCGGCGCCGTGATCATGGCGCGCGGGAATGTGCCGGAATTCGCCATGACCGCCGAAAGCAGCAATCCGCGCTATGGCCTGACCCGCAACCCGCTCGACCCGTCGCGGGTCGCCGGTGGCTCTTCGGGCGGCGATGCCGTGATGGTCGCCAGTGGCGCCGTGGCGTTTGGGGTGGGATCCGACATCCTGGGCTCGATCCGCATCCCGGCAGCCTTTTGTGGCGTGGTCGGCTTCAAGCCGGCCTCTGCGGCCGTGCCCAAGCAGGGCTGCTGGCCGACCATAGCCGGCTTTACCGACAGCTGGCTGGCCGTCGGCCCGATCACCCGCTCGGTCCGTGATGCCCGGCTGGTATATCAGGTGCTGAGTGGCCAGACCCTGCCCGAAGCGCCGCCGCTCAGGACACTGCGGCTGATTGACGCCGATGCCTTCCCCTGGCGTCCCGAGTCTGCCTGCATCGAACAGGCCCTGGCCGCGGCCCGCACGGCCTTGCTGGCGGACGGCATGCAGGCAGAGCAACAGCGCTTTGACGAAGTGGCGGCCCTGTATGACCTGATGGCCCCGATGTTGCTGCACGACTTGCAGGACGACTGGTACGGGCTGTTGCGCAGTGGCGGGCGCTCCTTCCATCTGCTGGCAGAGGCCTGGCGCCAGCTCACCGGACGACCGGGCATTGATCGCGGCATGTTCATGTGGCTGGTGTACGCCGCGACCAGCGGGCGACTGACCCGGCCGCGCAGCGCGGCCCAGGCCGAGCGGCTGATCGGTCGTTTCCAGACCGTGCGTGAACTCTACCGCAGCATTCTGGGAGAAGATGGCATCCTGCTGTTGCCGACCATGGGGCTGCTGGCGCCGCCGCACGGCGAAATGAATCGCCGCAGCCTGCGCCCTGGCCTGAATCGCCAGCTCAGCCCGCTGGCGCTGTGCAACTACGCCGATCTGCCGGCCATCGCCGTGCCGGGCTGGCGCTTTGCCGACCCGGCAACCGGCCTGCCGCCCAGCGTGATGCTGGTGTGCGCACCGGGTAACGAGTCAGCGCTGCTGGCAGCCGCCGAGCGGGTGCAGGCTGCCCTGACGCCGCTCAGGGGCGCTGCTTGA
- a CDS encoding nickel/cobalt efflux transporter, with product MPSFIALLQQGNAWLFVPSAILLGALHGLEPGHSKTMMAAFIVAIRGTVAQAVLLGLSATLSHTAVVWAVAMAGLSFGGRWSAETSEPYFQLISGLLILGVALWMLWRTWRDQHGHHHHDHDHHHHDHAPHATPRVAGAVRYRPVPAAAVAQPGLLHITHEAQDAHERAHAEEIRRRFAHRQVTTGQIVLFGLTGGLIPCPASITVLLLCLQLKQLALGAVLVLCFSVGLALTLVASGVLAALSLKHLAGRWQGFGQFARKAPYLSGSLIVLVGFYVAGSGLWQLV from the coding sequence ATGCCGAGCTTCATTGCTTTACTGCAGCAGGGTAATGCCTGGCTGTTCGTCCCCAGCGCTATCTTGCTGGGCGCCCTGCATGGCCTGGAACCAGGCCACTCCAAAACCATGATGGCCGCGTTCATCGTGGCCATTCGCGGCACCGTGGCACAGGCCGTGCTGCTCGGCCTGTCCGCCACCCTGTCCCATACCGCCGTGGTCTGGGCCGTGGCCATGGCCGGCCTGTCCTTCGGCGGGCGCTGGAGCGCCGAAACCAGCGAGCCGTATTTTCAGCTGATCTCCGGCCTGTTGATCCTCGGTGTGGCGCTATGGATGCTGTGGCGCACCTGGCGCGACCAGCACGGCCATCACCATCATGACCATGATCATCACCACCATGACCACGCACCCCATGCCACACCCCGCGTGGCAGGTGCGGTCCGCTACCGTCCCGTCCCGGCGGCCGCGGTGGCCCAGCCCGGCCTGCTGCACATCACGCACGAGGCGCAGGACGCCCATGAGCGGGCGCATGCCGAGGAGATCCGGCGCCGCTTTGCTCACCGTCAGGTGACGACCGGGCAGATCGTGCTGTTCGGCCTGACCGGCGGGTTGATTCCCTGCCCGGCCTCCATCACGGTGCTGTTGCTGTGCCTGCAGCTCAAGCAACTGGCACTGGGGGCTGTCCTGGTATTGTGTTTCAGTGTCGGCCTGGCCCTGACCCTGGTGGCCTCAGGGGTGCTGGCCGCGTTGAGTCTCAAGCACCTTGCCGGGCGCTGGCAGGGCTTCGGGCAATTCGCCCGCAAGGCGCCCTATCTGTCGGGCAGCCTGATTGTGCTGGTGGGGTTCTATGTGGCGGGAAGCGGTCTGTGGCAGCTGGTCTGA
- a CDS encoding U32 family peptidase: MSLLSHQVELLAPAKTVEIGREAILHGADAVYIGGPSFGARHNACNSVSDIAGLTRFAHQYHARIFATLNTILHDAELEAARKLIWQLYDAGVDALIIQDMGIVEMDLPPIQLHASTQCDIRDAAKARFLADAGFSQLVLARELSIAQIREIAARLDGETTLEYFIHGALCVAFSGQCYISHAETGRSANRGDCSQACRLPYTLTDQKGGVIAFDKHLLSMKDNNQSRNLEALLDAGVRSLKIEGRYKDVSYVKNITAHYRLLLDEIFERRPELAPASSGSSEIFFTPDPDKTFHRGSTDYFASGRQIDIGAFDSPKFVGVALGTVHQVGPNWLEIATQEAMSNGDGISYLHKREVIGMQLNTVKAVGHDSEGVPVWRCQPNDPALLAGLRPGIELSRNRDHAWELALLKPSAERRIGLWARLREQADGLTLSLTDADGCMAEASVAIALEPAKDAGRARQSLLDGLGKLGNSCFIAHDIQLELSQPWFVPASVINGLRRDAVAALEAARLAAWQRPPRKAAASPAPVYPENTLSYLANVYNELAWQFYRKHGVEVIEPAYEAHEEAGEVSLMITKHCLRFSFNLCPKQAKGVKGVMGQVRADPLVLKSGSETYTLKFECRPCEMHVMGKMKKHVLKSPPPSEIPAVAPLTFFKQRP, from the coding sequence ATGAGTCTGTTGTCGCATCAGGTCGAGCTGCTCGCGCCGGCCAAAACCGTCGAAATCGGCCGCGAGGCCATTTTGCATGGCGCCGACGCCGTGTATATCGGCGGTCCGAGCTTTGGCGCGCGCCACAATGCCTGCAACAGCGTGAGCGACATTGCCGGGCTGACCCGCTTTGCCCATCAGTACCATGCGCGCATTTTTGCCACGCTCAATACCATCCTGCACGACGCCGAGCTGGAGGCCGCACGCAAGCTGATCTGGCAGTTGTACGATGCCGGGGTGGATGCCCTGATCATTCAGGACATGGGGATTGTGGAAATGGATCTGCCGCCGATCCAGCTGCATGCCTCGACGCAGTGCGATATTCGTGACGCAGCCAAGGCCCGCTTCCTGGCGGATGCGGGTTTCTCGCAGCTGGTGCTGGCGCGCGAGCTGTCGATTGCGCAAATTCGCGAGATTGCCGCCCGGCTGGACGGCGAAACCACGCTGGAATACTTCATCCACGGGGCCTTGTGTGTGGCGTTTTCCGGTCAGTGCTATATCAGCCACGCCGAAACCGGCCGCAGCGCCAACCGTGGCGATTGTTCGCAGGCCTGTCGCCTGCCCTATACCCTGACCGACCAGAAAGGCGGGGTGATCGCTTTCGACAAGCATCTGCTGTCGATGAAGGACAATAACCAGAGTCGCAATCTGGAAGCCCTGCTGGACGCCGGTGTGCGCTCGCTGAAGATCGAGGGTCGCTACAAGGACGTCAGCTACGTCAAGAACATCACCGCGCATTACCGTCTGTTGCTGGATGAAATTTTCGAGCGCCGCCCGGAACTGGCGCCGGCCTCCAGTGGCAGCAGCGAGATCTTTTTTACCCCGGACCCGGACAAGACCTTCCACCGCGGCAGCACGGATTACTTTGCCAGCGGCCGGCAGATCGATATCGGTGCGTTTGACTCGCCGAAGTTTGTCGGCGTGGCGCTGGGCACGGTGCATCAGGTCGGACCGAACTGGCTGGAGATCGCCACGCAGGAGGCCATGAGCAACGGTGATGGCATCAGTTATCTGCACAAGCGCGAAGTGATCGGCATGCAGCTCAACACCGTCAAGGCGGTTGGCCATGACAGCGAGGGCGTGCCGGTGTGGCGCTGCCAGCCGAACGACCCGGCCCTGCTGGCGGGCCTGCGCCCCGGTATCGAGCTGAGCCGCAACCGTGATCATGCCTGGGAGCTGGCGCTGCTCAAGCCGTCGGCCGAGCGCCGCATCGGACTGTGGGCAAGGCTGCGCGAGCAGGCCGACGGGCTGACGCTCAGCCTGACCGATGCCGATGGCTGCATGGCCGAGGCCAGCGTCGCCATCGCCCTGGAGCCCGCCAAGGATGCCGGGCGTGCACGCCAGTCATTGCTGGATGGTCTGGGCAAGCTGGGCAACAGCTGCTTTATCGCTCATGACATCCAGCTTGAGTTGTCTCAGCCCTGGTTTGTCCCGGCGTCGGTCATCAACGGCCTGCGCCGGGATGCCGTGGCCGCGCTGGAGGCGGCGCGTCTGGCTGCCTGGCAGCGTCCACCGCGCAAGGCGGCGGCCTCGCCTGCCCCGGTCTATCCGGAAAACACCCTGAGCTATCTGGCCAATGTCTATAACGAGCTGGCCTGGCAGTTTTACCGCAAGCATGGTGTTGAAGTGATTGAGCCGGCCTACGAGGCGCACGAGGAAGCCGGCGAGGTGAGCCTGATGATCACCAAGCATTGCCTGCGTTTCAGCTTCAATCTGTGTCCGAAGCAGGCCAAGGGCGTCAAGGGGGTGATGGGTCAGGTGCGCGCCGATCCGCTGGTGCTGAAATCGGGCAGCGAGACCTATACCCTCAAGTTTGAATGCCGTCCGTGCGAGATGCACGTGATGGGCAAGATGAAAAAGCATGTCCTGAAGTCACCACCGCCGAGCGAGATTCCGGCGGTGGCACCCCTCACCTTCTTCAAGCAGCGCCCCTGA
- a CDS encoding alpha/beta fold hydrolase, producing MQTNPLIRNNVTVTGNTAATTSMLFVNGLGYDQHFWQQVTPAFARDYRLILFDHVGATPATLEQYRIQQARYLNISGYATDLLEICAELALPGEMILVGHSLGAMVGMLAAIEQPARFSKLILLGASPCYANDRDYHGGFSKQDIDGVYDAVTQDQIVWSRQLARVAMGNRSKPALVEAFAKSLARIPQEIMLTILCAVLQGDQRQLLARVSVPSLIIHASQDFFVPQSVSHYLHAHLPQSQLSAIDAEGHLPHVTAPQAVVTAMQAYLAQDPATSP from the coding sequence ATGCAGACGAACCCCCTGATACGCAACAACGTGACCGTCACCGGCAACACGGCGGCAACGACCTCCATGCTGTTCGTCAATGGGCTCGGCTATGACCAGCACTTCTGGCAGCAAGTCACACCAGCCTTTGCCCGGGACTACCGCCTGATCCTGTTTGATCATGTCGGCGCCACACCGGCGACGCTGGAGCAATATCGCATCCAGCAGGCGCGCTATCTGAATATCAGCGGCTATGCCACCGACCTGCTGGAAATCTGCGCCGAGCTGGCCTTGCCTGGCGAGATGATTCTGGTTGGCCACTCCCTGGGGGCCATGGTCGGTATGCTGGCCGCCATCGAGCAGCCGGCACGGTTTAGCAAACTCATCCTGCTGGGGGCTTCGCCCTGTTATGCCAACGACCGCGACTACCACGGGGGCTTTTCCAAACAAGACATCGATGGCGTCTATGATGCCGTGACCCAGGACCAGATCGTCTGGTCGCGACAACTGGCGCGGGTAGCCATGGGCAACCGCAGCAAACCGGCGCTGGTAGAAGCCTTTGCCAAATCGCTGGCGCGTATCCCGCAGGAAATCATGCTGACCATACTGTGCGCAGTCTTGCAGGGGGACCAGCGGCAGCTGTTGGCCAGAGTGAGCGTGCCTTCGCTCATCATCCACGCTTCACAGGATTTTTTTGTGCCGCAGTCCGTCAGCCACTACTTGCATGCGCACCTGCCGCAAAGCCAGCTGTCAGCCATCGACGCCGAAGGCCACTTGCCGCATGTCACCGCGCCACAGGCGGTGGTCACTGCCATGCAGGCCTACCTGGCTCAGGATCCGGCGACATCGCCGTAG